One segment of Gaiella occulta DNA contains the following:
- the rpoC gene encoding DNA-directed RNA polymerase subunit beta' → MIDINEFDAIRIGLASSKQIRDWSSGEVTKPETINYRTLKPERDGLFCERIFGPTKDWECYCGKYKRVRYKGIICERCGVEVTRQKVRRERMGHIDLAAPVSHIWFFKGVPSRIGYLLDIAPRELEKVLYFAASIVTAVDNEKRAADLADLEDKVRAESEQIYVDRDEQLAAIEDRLARRRDYFASGKERNFDEDDEFWARGLNNWAEDQMLPTLEETRALAGGIFPQLAKTLSTEDGKKIRELVRQTATREDRKLSPREIESVATAAQEIHEALDPLRAELETATGSKKGAITKHLHRLIDALTSGAELAGEDAALVASVDAKNLDKAREVGNGLLADVLAQAQAGQSAEEVRELAYDLCLLPGARKDDLDVVGQWALKVREMVQDMDSRRDDSREAAVEGVRRLEETWKLFRELEPKLVVNDEQLFRELKDRFGSPYGFGQYFRGGMGAEAIRDLLRDLDLVEESRALRETIKTSKGQKQQRAIKRLKVVEAFIKSENKPEWMILEAVPVIPPELRPMVQLDGGRFATSDLNDLYRRVINRNNRLKRLLDLGAPEIIVNNEKRMLQEAVDALFDNGRRGRAVTGPGNRPLKSLSDMLKGKQGRFRQNLLGKRVDYSGRSVIVAGPNLKLHQCGLPKLMALELFKPFIMSRLVERKAVQNIKAAKKHVESMSPDVWDVLEEVIAEHPVLLNRAPTLHRLGIQAFEPILVEGKAIQVHPLVCHAFNADFDGDQMAVHLPLSAEAQAEARILMLSANNILSPAHGRPLATPTQEMVLGSYVLTYCEHDLAASTAAEIAKKLGKDGLKRFRGEDEVQFAVEAGQIRLQEPIEFRWQGELVLTTPGRAIFNIEIQRSLQAAVHRGGAEGHRFINRALSKRDLDAFIAELVNSYGAHTVATVLDTIKALAFRYATQAGITVSKNDVVIPPEKEAILAQYEAEVGKVEREYERGLMTEDERHERIVAIWTEATDRVADAMKETLHETNPIFMMANSGARGSFNQIRQLAGMRGLMANPKGEIIERPIKANFMEGLSVLEYFISTHGARKGLADTALRTADSGYLTRRLVDVSQDVIIRDLDCGTSDYVELPAMLDGQLNRSVAGRVLAVDVHKPLKDGKPGKTVLAAAGTELTLPLLQELLAGLEEHAEGYHVPVRSVLKCRSELGVCRACYGTFLATGDICEVGDAVGIIAAQSIGEPGTQLTMRTFHTGGVAGADITHGLPRVVEIFEARNPKGAATLAEVAGKVEIEEADRTIKVSVVPSSLDENGEPIPAKEYSFPRRTRFLVGNGQLVEAGDPLNEGSIAPAELLALKGSTATELYLVGEVQKVYKSQGVDIHDKHIELIVRQMLKKVRVESAGDTALLPGQLVDKVVLGRANEDAAKAKKERASFEPLILGITKASLATESFLSAASFQETTKVLTDAAIEGKIDRLLGLKENVIIGKLIPAATGLKKYRNIEIEPAEPLPSSMFAAEAQELLAALEEIGDVDIDLTSLGLGFDEDIPVEDAPPEPTEET, encoded by the coding sequence TTGATCGACATCAACGAATTCGACGCGATCCGCATCGGGCTCGCGTCCAGCAAGCAGATCCGCGACTGGTCGTCGGGCGAGGTCACGAAGCCGGAGACGATCAACTACCGCACGCTCAAGCCCGAGCGCGACGGCCTCTTCTGCGAGCGCATCTTCGGTCCGACGAAGGACTGGGAGTGCTACTGCGGCAAGTACAAGCGCGTCCGCTACAAGGGCATCATCTGCGAGCGCTGCGGCGTCGAGGTGACGCGGCAGAAGGTGCGGCGCGAGCGCATGGGCCACATCGACCTGGCCGCGCCCGTGTCGCACATCTGGTTCTTCAAGGGCGTGCCCAGCCGCATCGGCTACCTGCTCGACATCGCCCCGCGCGAGCTCGAGAAGGTGCTGTACTTCGCCGCCTCGATCGTCACCGCGGTCGACAACGAGAAGCGCGCCGCCGACCTGGCCGACCTGGAGGACAAGGTTCGCGCCGAGTCGGAGCAGATCTACGTCGACCGCGACGAGCAGCTCGCCGCGATCGAGGATCGTCTCGCCCGCCGCCGCGACTACTTCGCGAGCGGCAAGGAGCGCAACTTCGACGAGGACGACGAGTTCTGGGCCCGCGGCCTCAACAACTGGGCCGAGGACCAGATGCTGCCGACGCTGGAGGAGACGCGCGCGCTTGCGGGCGGCATCTTCCCCCAGCTCGCGAAGACCCTGTCGACCGAGGACGGCAAGAAGATCCGCGAGCTCGTACGCCAGACGGCGACCCGCGAGGATCGCAAGCTCTCGCCGCGCGAGATCGAGTCGGTCGCGACCGCCGCGCAGGAGATCCACGAGGCGCTCGACCCGCTGCGCGCGGAGCTCGAGACGGCGACCGGGTCGAAGAAGGGCGCCATCACCAAGCACCTGCACAGGCTGATCGACGCGCTCACGTCGGGCGCCGAGCTGGCCGGCGAGGACGCCGCGCTCGTCGCGTCCGTCGACGCCAAGAACCTCGACAAGGCACGCGAGGTCGGTAACGGCCTGCTCGCGGACGTGCTCGCGCAGGCGCAGGCCGGCCAGAGCGCGGAGGAGGTGCGCGAGCTCGCGTACGACCTCTGCCTGCTGCCCGGCGCCAGGAAGGACGACCTCGACGTGGTCGGCCAGTGGGCGCTCAAGGTGCGCGAGATGGTGCAGGACATGGACTCGCGCCGCGACGACTCGCGCGAGGCCGCCGTCGAGGGCGTGCGCCGGCTCGAGGAGACGTGGAAGCTGTTCCGCGAGCTGGAGCCGAAGCTCGTCGTCAACGACGAGCAGCTGTTCCGCGAGCTCAAGGACAGGTTCGGCTCGCCGTACGGGTTCGGCCAGTACTTCCGGGGCGGGATGGGCGCCGAGGCGATCCGCGACCTGCTCCGCGACCTCGACCTCGTCGAGGAGTCCCGCGCCCTGCGCGAGACGATCAAGACGTCGAAGGGCCAGAAGCAGCAGCGCGCGATCAAGCGGCTGAAGGTCGTCGAGGCGTTCATCAAGTCCGAGAACAAGCCGGAGTGGATGATCCTCGAGGCCGTGCCGGTGATCCCGCCGGAGCTGCGCCCGATGGTGCAGCTCGACGGCGGCCGCTTCGCCACGTCCGACCTGAACGACCTCTACCGCCGCGTCATCAACCGCAACAACCGGCTCAAGCGGCTGCTCGACCTCGGCGCGCCCGAGATCATCGTCAACAACGAGAAGCGCATGCTGCAGGAGGCCGTCGACGCGCTGTTCGACAACGGCCGCCGCGGCCGCGCGGTCACCGGCCCGGGCAACCGGCCGCTGAAGTCGCTGTCCGACATGCTCAAGGGCAAGCAGGGCCGGTTCCGTCAGAACCTGCTCGGCAAGCGCGTCGACTACTCGGGCCGATCTGTCATCGTCGCCGGCCCGAATCTCAAGCTGCACCAGTGCGGCCTGCCGAAGCTGATGGCGCTCGAGCTGTTCAAGCCCTTCATCATGAGCAGGCTCGTCGAGCGCAAGGCCGTGCAGAACATCAAGGCGGCAAAGAAGCACGTCGAGTCGATGTCCCCGGACGTCTGGGACGTGCTCGAGGAGGTCATCGCCGAGCACCCGGTGCTGCTCAACCGCGCACCGACGCTGCACCGGCTCGGCATCCAGGCGTTCGAGCCGATCCTCGTCGAGGGCAAGGCGATCCAGGTGCACCCGCTCGTCTGCCATGCCTTCAACGCGGACTTCGACGGCGACCAGATGGCCGTGCACCTGCCGCTCTCCGCGGAGGCGCAGGCCGAGGCGCGCATCCTGATGCTGTCGGCGAACAACATCCTCTCACCGGCGCACGGGCGTCCGCTCGCGACGCCGACGCAGGAGATGGTGCTCGGGTCGTACGTGCTCACCTACTGCGAGCACGACCTGGCGGCGTCGACGGCCGCGGAGATCGCGAAGAAGCTCGGCAAGGACGGTCTCAAGCGGTTCCGCGGCGAGGACGAGGTGCAGTTCGCGGTCGAGGCGGGCCAGATCCGGCTGCAGGAGCCGATCGAGTTCCGCTGGCAGGGCGAGCTCGTGCTCACCACGCCGGGGCGTGCGATCTTCAACATCGAGATCCAGCGGTCGCTCCAGGCCGCTGTCCACCGCGGCGGCGCGGAGGGGCACAGGTTCATCAACCGCGCCCTCTCGAAGCGCGATCTCGATGCGTTCATCGCCGAGCTCGTGAACAGCTACGGGGCGCACACCGTCGCCACCGTGCTCGACACGATCAAGGCGCTCGCCTTCCGCTACGCGACCCAGGCCGGCATCACGGTCTCGAAGAACGACGTCGTGATCCCGCCCGAGAAGGAGGCCATCCTCGCGCAGTACGAGGCCGAGGTGGGCAAGGTCGAGCGGGAGTACGAGCGCGGCTTGATGACCGAGGACGAGCGCCACGAGCGCATCGTGGCGATCTGGACCGAGGCCACGGACAGGGTCGCGGACGCGATGAAGGAGACGCTCCACGAGACGAACCCCATCTTCATGATGGCCAACTCGGGCGCGCGCGGCTCCTTCAACCAGATCCGCCAGCTGGCCGGCATGCGCGGGTTGATGGCCAATCCGAAAGGCGAGATCATCGAGCGCCCGATCAAGGCCAACTTCATGGAAGGGCTGTCGGTGCTCGAGTACTTCATCTCGACGCACGGCGCGCGCAAGGGCCTCGCGGACACGGCGCTGCGCACCGCGGACTCGGGCTACCTGACCCGCCGTCTCGTCGACGTGTCGCAGGACGTCATCATCCGCGACCTCGACTGCGGCACGAGCGACTACGTGGAGCTGCCGGCGATGCTCGACGGCCAGCTCAACAGGAGCGTCGCCGGACGCGTGCTCGCGGTCGACGTGCACAAGCCGCTCAAGGACGGCAAGCCCGGCAAGACGGTGCTGGCCGCGGCCGGGACGGAGCTCACGCTGCCGCTCCTGCAGGAGTTGCTCGCGGGCCTCGAAGAGCATGCCGAGGGCTACCACGTGCCGGTGCGCTCGGTGCTGAAGTGCCGCAGCGAGCTCGGCGTCTGCCGGGCATGCTACGGCACCTTCCTCGCCACGGGAGACATCTGCGAGGTCGGGGACGCGGTGGGGATCATCGCCGCGCAGTCGATCGGCGAGCCCGGCACCCAGCTGACGATGCGCACGTTCCACACCGGCGGCGTCGCCGGCGCGGACATCACGCACGGTCTGCCGCGCGTCGTCGAGATCTTCGAGGCGCGCAACCCCAAGGGCGCGGCCACGCTCGCCGAGGTGGCGGGCAAGGTGGAGATCGAGGAGGCCGACCGCACGATCAAGGTGTCGGTCGTCCCGTCGAGCCTCGACGAGAACGGCGAGCCGATCCCGGCGAAGGAGTATTCGTTCCCGCGGCGTACCCGCTTCCTCGTCGGCAACGGCCAGCTGGTCGAGGCCGGCGATCCCCTCAACGAGGGCTCGATCGCCCCGGCGGAGCTGCTGGCGCTCAAGGGCTCGACTGCGACGGAGCTGTACCTCGTGGGCGAGGTGCAGAAGGTCTACAAGTCGCAGGGCGTGGACATCCACGACAAGCACATCGAGCTGATCGTCCGGCAGATGCTGAAGAAGGTGCGCGTCGAGAGCGCGGGCGACACGGCGCTGCTGCCGGGACAGCTCGTCGACAAGGTCGTGCTGGGCCGTGCCAACGAGGATGCCGCGAAGGCGAAGAAGGAGCGGGCGAGCTTCGAGCCGCTCATCCTCGGGATCACGAAGGCGTCGCTCGCGACCGAGTCGTTCCTCTCGGCGGCATCGTTCCAGGAGACGACGAAGGTGCTCACCGACGCCGCGATCGAGGGCAAGATCGATCGCCTGCTCGGGCTCAAGGAGAACGTCATCATCGGCAAGCTGATCCCGGCCGCGACCGGTCTGAAGAAGTACCGGAACATCGAGATCGAGCCGGCGGAGCCGTTGCCGTCCTCGATGTTCGCCGCAGAGGCGCAGGAGCTGCTGGCGGCGCTCGAGGAGATCGGTGACGTCGACATCGACCTGACCTCGCTCGGGCTGGGCTTCGACGAGGACATCCCCGTCGAGGACGCGCCGCCGGAGCCGACCGAGGAGACGTAA
- a CDS encoding GGDEF domain-containing protein: MSEQRVTCALLHMREQMDALACELADALDRLREEARRARAVEALGGSLDLDEVLARVADAAAALPGAAASIVRVQPPDGEPLLAASGIDVPPGSGHVVGVAPDGAPVRAVALSYHYRPGSEPADPLRTAIAVPLAGPEGPLGFVTVFGRGDGTPLGSEGFAALEAIAAGAAPAIDNARRRRAAGRHEAIDPLTRLGSRTAFHDALAREVARAHRSGSAVTVLVVDIDGLRALNEEHGHLAGDDAVRALGATIAHGARRGDIVCRIGGGEFGAILPDGGRIEAEAQFARMQAALGRRSDRRPRALSISAGMAELGPDDDAVSLLARAQAALKRAKERGRGTAAEGRTAP, encoded by the coding sequence GTGTCCGAGCAGCGCGTCACCTGCGCGCTTCTCCACATGAGGGAGCAGATGGACGCGCTGGCTTGCGAGCTGGCCGATGCGCTCGATCGCTTGCGTGAGGAGGCGCGCCGCGCCCGGGCCGTCGAGGCGCTCGGCGGGTCGCTCGACCTGGACGAGGTGCTGGCCCGCGTGGCCGACGCGGCGGCGGCGCTCCCGGGAGCGGCAGCGAGCATCGTCCGGGTGCAGCCGCCGGACGGCGAGCCGCTCCTCGCCGCCTCGGGCATCGACGTGCCACCCGGCAGCGGACATGTCGTCGGCGTTGCGCCGGACGGTGCCCCTGTGCGCGCCGTGGCGCTCTCCTACCACTATCGCCCGGGCAGCGAGCCGGCCGATCCCCTGCGCACCGCGATCGCCGTGCCGCTCGCAGGCCCCGAAGGGCCGCTCGGGTTCGTCACCGTGTTCGGACGCGGCGACGGAACGCCCCTCGGCAGCGAGGGCTTCGCGGCTCTCGAGGCGATCGCCGCCGGCGCCGCACCCGCGATCGACAACGCACGGCGCCGTCGCGCCGCGGGTCGCCACGAGGCGATCGACCCGCTGACACGGCTCGGCAGCCGCACCGCCTTCCACGATGCGCTCGCGCGCGAGGTCGCGCGCGCCCACCGCTCGGGGAGCGCCGTGACGGTGCTCGTTGTCGACATCGACGGGCTCCGCGCGCTGAACGAGGAGCATGGCCATCTGGCCGGCGACGACGCCGTCCGCGCGCTCGGCGCCACGATCGCGCACGGCGCCCGCCGCGGCGACATCGTCTGCCGCATCGGTGGCGGCGAGTTCGGCGCCATCCTCCCTGACGGCGGGCGCATCGAGGCCGAGGCCCAGTTCGCCCGCATGCAGGCTGCGCTCGGCCGGAGGAGCGACCGCCGACCTCGCGCTCTGTCGATCTCCGCCGGCATGGCCGAGCTCGGCCCCGACGACGACGCGGTCTCGCTGCTCGCGCGCGCGCAGGCCGCGCTCAAGCGCGCGAAGGAGCGCGGCCGGGGCACCGCAGCCGAGGGCAGGACGGCGCCGTAG
- a CDS encoding GGDEF domain-containing protein, with the protein MVLGVLATLIGAVRRRRRCGAHLHDELGMLGERLDTLVERIEQSTRRSADLDAGLGDAIGSTIDVGEVLRRTLAATGAVRAVDGSEIEVVAEDGERLRESRGAAVNDRGRPVGGPPDGRAFRSATIAFDYEGTGPDAIRSALSVPLQADRELGLLTVYSSIEAAFGADAVETLTAVARRATPAVANALRHRAVERLAVTDELTGLLNRRGYDRALEREILVARRTGRPLALMIIDLDLFSRVNNDYGLPAGDAVLMTFAECLRTAVRAADIACRRGGEEFAIVLPETSCQQGVLAYNRLRAVVAGTEFPYVGTITFSAGLSDLRDADTAADVDRRSAEAEQRAKQQGRDQLQIDCLEARLGQ; encoded by the coding sequence ATGGTGCTCGGCGTTCTCGCCACGCTGATCGGCGCCGTTCGGCGGCGCCGGCGTTGCGGTGCCCACCTGCACGACGAGCTCGGCATGCTCGGCGAGCGCCTCGACACGCTCGTCGAGCGCATCGAGCAATCGACGCGCCGGTCCGCCGATCTCGACGCCGGGCTCGGCGATGCGATCGGCTCCACGATCGACGTCGGCGAGGTGCTGCGGCGGACGCTCGCCGCGACGGGCGCGGTGCGCGCGGTCGACGGCAGCGAGATCGAGGTCGTGGCCGAGGACGGTGAGCGCCTGCGCGAGTCGAGAGGCGCGGCCGTGAACGACAGGGGCCGTCCCGTCGGGGGCCCGCCGGACGGCCGAGCGTTCCGGTCGGCCACGATCGCATTCGACTACGAGGGCACCGGGCCGGACGCGATCCGGTCGGCGCTCTCGGTGCCGCTGCAGGCCGACCGCGAGCTCGGCCTGCTCACGGTGTACTCCAGCATCGAGGCGGCGTTCGGCGCGGACGCGGTGGAGACGCTCACCGCCGTCGCTCGGCGCGCGACGCCCGCCGTGGCGAACGCGCTCCGCCACCGCGCCGTCGAGCGGCTCGCCGTCACCGACGAGCTCACGGGGCTGCTCAACCGGCGCGGCTACGACCGCGCGCTCGAGCGCGAGATCCTCGTCGCCCGCCGCACCGGCCGCCCGCTCGCGCTGATGATCATCGACCTCGATCTGTTCAGCCGCGTCAACAACGACTACGGCCTTCCGGCGGGCGACGCGGTGCTGATGACGTTCGCCGAGTGCCTGCGCACCGCGGTACGCGCCGCGGACATCGCCTGTAGACGGGGCGGCGAGGAGTTCGCGATCGTGCTGCCGGAGACGAGCTGCCAGCAGGGCGTGCTGGCCTACAACCGCCTCCGTGCCGTCGTCGCGGGGACGGAGTTCCCCTACGTCGGCACGATCACGTTCTCCGCCGGCCTCTCCGACCTGCGCGACGCGGACACGGCCGCGGACGTCGACCGGCGGTCGGCGGAGGCGGAGCAGCGGGCGAAGCAACAGGGCCGCGACCAGCTGCAGATCGACTGCCTGGAGGCACGGCTCGGGCAGTAG